Proteins encoded by one window of Streptomyces clavuligerus:
- a CDS encoding PTS transporter subunit EIIC: MSVTTGAAPAAEKKKGAGAMAVMQRIGRSLMLPVAVLPAAALLVRLGNEDMLGRDSFPEFVTRIAGYMYAGGNALLDNMPLLFAVGIAIGFAKKADGSTALAAVTGYLVFKSVLGTFTDKNLPQVAKVIDGKIVMQDAPVDAKVLGGVVMGIVVALLYQRFYRTKLPDWAGFFGGRRLVPILSAFAGLVIGVLFGFIWPVLGTGLHNFGEWLVGSGAVGAGIFGVANRALIPVGMHHLLNSFPWLQAGTYEGKSGDIARFLAGDPTAGQFMTGFFPIMMFALPAACLAIVHCARPERRKVVGGMMLSLALTSFVTGVTEPIEFTFMFIAPVLYAVHAVLTGVSMALTWALGMKDGFGFSAGAVDFLLNLGIASKPLGLLLVGVCFAVVYYVVFRFAITRFNLPTPGRESDEELAEILKAEGK; the protein is encoded by the coding sequence ATGTCCGTGACCACTGGCGCCGCCCCCGCGGCCGAGAAGAAGAAGGGCGCGGGTGCGATGGCTGTGATGCAGCGCATCGGCCGCAGCCTGATGCTGCCGGTGGCGGTCCTGCCGGCCGCCGCGCTCCTGGTCCGCCTCGGCAACGAGGACATGCTCGGCCGGGACTCGTTCCCGGAGTTCGTCACCCGGATCGCCGGTTATATGTACGCGGGCGGCAACGCGCTGCTCGACAACATGCCGCTGCTCTTCGCCGTCGGTATCGCGATCGGCTTCGCGAAGAAGGCCGACGGCTCCACCGCGCTGGCCGCCGTCACCGGCTACCTCGTCTTCAAGAGCGTGCTGGGCACCTTCACCGACAAGAATCTGCCGCAGGTGGCCAAGGTCATCGACGGCAAGATCGTGATGCAGGACGCCCCGGTGGACGCCAAGGTCCTCGGCGGTGTGGTGATGGGCATCGTGGTCGCCCTGCTCTACCAGCGGTTCTACCGCACCAAGCTGCCCGACTGGGCGGGCTTCTTCGGCGGGCGGCGGCTGGTGCCGATCCTCTCCGCCTTCGCCGGTCTGGTCATCGGTGTGCTCTTCGGCTTCATCTGGCCGGTCCTCGGCACCGGTCTGCACAACTTCGGTGAGTGGCTGGTCGGCTCCGGCGCCGTGGGCGCGGGCATCTTCGGTGTCGCCAACCGTGCGCTGATCCCGGTCGGCATGCACCATCTGCTGAACTCCTTCCCCTGGCTCCAGGCCGGTACCTACGAGGGCAAGAGCGGCGACATCGCCCGCTTCCTGGCGGGCGACCCGACCGCCGGACAGTTCATGACCGGCTTCTTCCCGATCATGATGTTCGCGCTGCCCGCCGCCTGTCTGGCGATCGTGCACTGCGCCCGGCCCGAGCGCCGCAAGGTCGTCGGCGGCATGATGCTCTCCCTCGCGCTGACCTCGTTCGTCACCGGTGTGACCGAGCCGATCGAGTTCACCTTCATGTTCATCGCCCCGGTGCTGTACGCGGTCCACGCGGTGCTCACCGGTGTGTCGATGGCGCTGACCTGGGCACTCGGCATGAAGGACGGCTTCGGCTTCTCCGCCGGAGCGGTGGACTTCCTGCTGAACCTCGGTATCGCGTCCAAGCCGCTGGGGCTGCTGCTCGTGGGGGTCTGCTTCGCGGTGGTGTACTACGTGGTCTTCCGGTTCGCGATCACCCGCTTCAATCTGCCGACGCCGGGCCGGGAGTCCGACGAGGAGCTGGCGGAGATCCTCAAGGCCGAGGGCAAGTAG
- a CDS encoding PLP-dependent cysteine synthase family protein → MRYDSPLAAVGNTPLVRLPRLSPSDEVRIWAKLEDRNPTGSVKDRPALHMIEQAEKAGRLTPGCTILEPTSGNTGISLAMAARLKGYRIVCVMPENTSEERRQLLAMWGAEIISSPAAGGSNTAVRVAKELAEQNPSWVMLYQYGNPDNAGAHYATTGPEILADLPSITHFVAGLGTTGTLMGVGRYLREHVPGISVVAAEPRYDDLVYGLRNLDEGFVPELYDASVLTTRFSVGSADAVTRTRELLQQEGIFAGVSTGAALHAAIGVGRKAVKAGERADIVFVVADGGWKYLSTGVYTAPTTEAAIETLQGQLWA, encoded by the coding sequence ATGCGTTACGACTCCCCGCTCGCGGCGGTCGGCAACACCCCGCTGGTCCGGCTCCCCCGGCTCTCCCCGTCGGACGAGGTCCGCATCTGGGCCAAGCTGGAGGACCGCAACCCGACCGGCTCGGTCAAGGACCGCCCCGCGCTCCATATGATCGAACAGGCGGAGAAGGCCGGACGCCTCACCCCCGGCTGCACGATCCTGGAGCCCACCTCCGGCAACACCGGCATCTCGCTGGCGATGGCGGCCCGGCTCAAGGGCTACCGCATCGTCTGCGTCATGCCGGAGAACACCAGCGAGGAGCGCAGGCAACTGCTCGCCATGTGGGGCGCGGAGATCATCTCCTCGCCCGCGGCGGGAGGGTCGAACACGGCGGTGCGCGTCGCCAAGGAACTGGCGGAGCAGAACCCCTCCTGGGTGATGCTCTACCAGTACGGCAACCCCGACAACGCGGGCGCGCACTACGCCACCACCGGCCCCGAGATCCTGGCCGACCTCCCCTCCATCACCCACTTCGTCGCGGGCCTCGGCACCACGGGCACCCTCATGGGCGTCGGCCGCTATCTGCGCGAACACGTCCCCGGCATCAGCGTCGTGGCGGCGGAGCCCCGCTACGACGACCTCGTGTACGGGCTGCGCAACCTCGACGAGGGCTTCGTCCCCGAGCTGTACGACGCCTCCGTGCTCACCACCCGCTTCTCCGTCGGCTCCGCGGACGCCGTGACCCGCACCCGCGAGCTGCTCCAGCAGGAGGGCATCTTCGCCGGGGTCTCCACCGGGGCCGCGCTCCACGCGGCCATCGGCGTCGGCCGCAAGGCGGTCAAGGCCGGGGAGCGGGCCGACATCGTCTTCGTCGTCGCCGACGGTGGCTGGAAGTACCTCTCCACCGGGGTCTACACCGCCCCCACCACCGAGGCGGCCATCGAGACCCTTCAGGGCCAGCTCTGGGCCTGA
- a CDS encoding glucose PTS transporter subunit EIIB: MASKAEKIVAGLGGIDNIVEVEGCITRLRTEVENADLVDEAALKAAGAHGVVKMGTAVQVVIGTDADPIAGEIEDMM, encoded by the coding sequence ATGGCCAGCAAGGCTGAGAAGATCGTCGCCGGGCTCGGCGGCATCGACAACATCGTGGAGGTCGAGGGCTGCATCACCCGCCTCCGCACCGAGGTCGAGAACGCCGACCTCGTCGACGAGGCCGCGCTGAAGGCGGCCGGCGCCCACGGAGTCGTCAAGATGGGCACCGCGGTCCAGGTCGTCATCGGCACCGACGCCGACCCCATCGCGGGCGAGATCGAAGACATGATGTGA
- a CDS encoding putative leader peptide: MVLHDMSDTTPGGTLLLVARLHVDLCRLASAMCP; this comes from the coding sequence ATGGTTCTCCACGACATGAGCGACACGACGCCGGGCGGCACCCTGCTGCTCGTGGCGCGGCTCCATGTCGACCTGTGCCGTCTCGCCAGCGCGATGTGTCCCTGA
- a CDS encoding MoaD/ThiS family protein: MAIEVRIPTILRTYTDGEKAVEGSGTTLADLLADLETRHAGIQARIVDESGDLRRFVNIYLNDEDVRFLQGIATELSDGDNVTILPAVAGGMR, from the coding sequence ATGGCCATCGAGGTTCGTATCCCGACCATCCTCCGCACCTACACCGACGGGGAGAAGGCCGTCGAAGGCAGCGGAACCACCCTCGCCGACCTCCTCGCCGACCTGGAGACCCGCCATGCGGGCATCCAAGCCCGCATCGTGGACGAGAGCGGAGACCTGCGCCGGTTCGTCAACATCTACCTGAACGACGAGGACGTCCGCTTCCTCCAGGGTATCGCCACCGAGCTGAGCGACGGTGACAACGTCACCATCCTGCCGGCCGTCGCCGGCGGAATGCGCTGA
- a CDS encoding MBL fold metallo-hydrolase has product MKLTVVGCSGSFPSAESACSSYLVEADGFRLLLDMGNGALGELQRHIGLYDLDAIFLSHLHADHCIDMCGYFVARYYRHEGGRCDALPVYGPEGTEHRLTTAYADTPSPTSMSEVFDFRTLKPGTFDIGPFSVRAERVAHPVEAYGIRLEHEGRTLAYSGDTGVCEPLHELADGADLFLCEASFTYGKEDIPDLHLNGREAGAHAERAGAGRLVLTHVPPWTDADRNLADARAVYRGPAELAVSGAEYDI; this is encoded by the coding sequence ATGAAGCTCACCGTCGTCGGCTGCTCGGGGTCGTTCCCGTCCGCGGAATCGGCTTGTTCGAGCTACCTCGTCGAGGCCGACGGCTTCCGGCTGCTTCTCGACATGGGCAATGGCGCCCTCGGCGAGTTGCAGCGCCACATCGGTCTCTACGACCTCGACGCCATCTTCCTCAGCCATCTGCACGCCGATCACTGCATCGACATGTGCGGCTATTTCGTCGCCCGCTACTACCGGCACGAGGGCGGTCGCTGCGACGCCCTGCCCGTGTACGGCCCCGAGGGCACCGAACACCGGCTGACCACCGCCTACGCGGACACCCCCTCGCCCACCTCGATGAGCGAGGTCTTCGACTTCCGCACCCTGAAGCCGGGCACGTTCGACATCGGCCCGTTCTCGGTGCGCGCCGAGCGTGTCGCGCACCCCGTCGAGGCGTACGGCATCCGGCTGGAGCACGAGGGCCGGACCCTCGCGTACTCCGGTGACACGGGGGTGTGCGAGCCGCTGCACGAGCTGGCCGACGGCGCGGACCTCTTCCTCTGCGAGGCGTCCTTCACCTACGGCAAGGAGGACATCCCGGATCTGCACCTCAACGGCCGGGAGGCCGGGGCCCACGCCGAGCGGGCCGGTGCGGGACGGCTGGTGCTCACCCATGTGCCGCCGTGGACGGACGCCGACCGCAATCTCGCCGACGCCCGCGCCGTCTACCGGGGTCCGGCGGAGCTGGCGGTGTCCGGCGCGGAGTACGACATCTGA
- a CDS encoding ABC transporter ATP-binding protein produces MSLPPSTGSASPTGPASPAGAAPSTGPVSPAAPAPFPEPGPARAALDVTGLRYGTGGRLLLDGVALTAAPGETVGLVGPNGSGKTTLLRCVYGALRPTAGTILLDGDDLLALGTRARARRIASVPQDSPAEFELTVREIVAMGRSPHKRFWEPDTAADAAQVDEALARLAVDTLADRPFPSLSGGERQRTLVARALVQRPALLILDEPTNHLDIRYQMEILGLVRSLGTTAVLALHDLNLAAHYCDRIVVLAAGRVVAAGPPEEVFTPELLAEVYRVEADITVHPATGSPSITYLPPAW; encoded by the coding sequence GTGAGCCTTCCGCCCTCCACCGGGTCCGCTTCCCCCACCGGGCCTGCTTCCCCCGCCGGGGCCGCCCCCTCCACCGGGCCCGTTTCCCCGGCCGCGCCCGCGCCCTTCCCGGAGCCCGGACCCGCGCGGGCCGCGCTCGACGTGACCGGGCTGCGCTACGGCACCGGGGGCCGCCTCCTCCTCGACGGCGTCGCGCTCACCGCCGCCCCCGGCGAGACCGTCGGCCTGGTCGGCCCCAACGGCAGCGGCAAGACCACCCTGCTGCGCTGTGTGTACGGCGCCCTGCGCCCCACCGCCGGAACGATCCTGCTCGACGGGGACGATCTGCTCGCCCTCGGCACCCGGGCCCGCGCCCGGCGGATCGCGAGCGTCCCCCAGGACAGCCCCGCCGAGTTCGAGCTGACCGTACGGGAGATCGTCGCCATGGGCCGCTCCCCGCACAAGCGGTTCTGGGAGCCCGACACCGCCGCCGACGCCGCACAGGTCGACGAGGCCCTGGCCAGGCTCGCCGTCGACACCCTCGCCGACCGGCCCTTCCCCTCCCTCTCCGGCGGCGAACGCCAGCGCACGCTGGTCGCCCGCGCCCTGGTGCAGCGCCCCGCGCTGCTGATCCTGGACGAGCCGACCAACCATCTCGACATCCGCTACCAGATGGAGATCCTGGGCCTGGTCCGGTCGCTCGGCACCACGGCCGTGCTCGCCCTGCACGATCTCAACCTCGCCGCCCACTACTGCGACCGGATCGTCGTCCTCGCCGCCGGCCGGGTCGTCGCCGCCGGTCCCCCCGAGGAGGTGTTCACCCCCGAACTGCTCGCCGAGGTCTACCGCGTCGAGGCGGACATAACGGTCCACCCGGCCACCGGATCACCCTCGATCACCTATCTCCCGCCCGCATGGTGA
- the rph gene encoding ribonuclease PH: MSRIDGRTPEQLRPVTIERGWSKHAEGSVLISFGDTKVFCTASVTEGVPRWRKGSGEGWVTGEYSMLPRSTNTRGDRESVRGKIGGRTHEISRLIGRSLRAVVDCKALGENTIVLDCDVLQADGGTRTAAITGAYVALADAITWAREKKLVRAGRQPLTTTVAAVSVGIVDGTPLLDLCYEEDVRADTDMNVVCTGDGRFVEVQGTAEAEPFDRAELDALLDLAAGGCADLAALQNDALARTVSTA, encoded by the coding sequence ATGTCTCGAATCGACGGCCGCACCCCCGAACAGCTCCGCCCGGTCACCATCGAACGCGGATGGAGCAAGCACGCCGAGGGCTCCGTCCTCATCTCCTTCGGCGACACGAAGGTCTTCTGCACCGCCTCCGTCACCGAAGGCGTGCCGCGCTGGCGCAAGGGAAGCGGCGAAGGCTGGGTCACCGGCGAGTACTCGATGCTGCCCCGCTCCACCAACACCCGGGGCGACCGCGAATCCGTCCGCGGCAAGATCGGCGGACGCACCCACGAGATCAGCCGCCTCATCGGCCGCTCCCTGCGGGCCGTCGTCGACTGCAAGGCCCTCGGCGAGAACACCATCGTCCTCGACTGCGACGTCCTCCAGGCCGACGGCGGCACCCGCACCGCCGCCATCACCGGCGCCTACGTCGCCCTCGCCGACGCCATCACCTGGGCCCGCGAGAAGAAACTCGTCCGCGCCGGACGCCAGCCCCTCACCACAACCGTCGCCGCCGTCTCCGTCGGCATCGTCGACGGCACCCCCCTCCTCGACCTCTGCTACGAGGAGGACGTCCGCGCCGACACCGACATGAACGTCGTCTGCACCGGCGACGGCCGCTTCGTCGAGGTCCAGGGCACCGCCGAGGCCGAGCCCTTCGACCGCGCCGAACTCGACGCCCTCCTCGACCTCGCCGCCGGAGGCTGCGCCGACCTCGCCGCCCTCCAGAACGACGCCCTCGCGCGCACCGTCTCCACAGCGTGA
- a CDS encoding PTS transporter subunit EIIC: protein MSAQGAIAARPSRWNVLFQGLQKMGRSLQLPIAVLPAAGILNRLGQDDVFGKNGLGWNDVAKVMAGAGGALLDPNIGLPLLFCVGVAIGMAKKADGSTALAAVAGFLVYYNVLRQFPEVCVPGTKPVGAGCQATDGTVTVFTYQNPGVFGGIVMGLLAAFFWQRYHRTRLVDWLGFFNGRRLVPIIMSFVAIGFAVLCLWIWPPIGRGLESFSDWLVSLGAWGSGIFGVANRALLVIGLHQFLNVPIWFQLGSYTKPDGTVVHGDITMFLQGDPDAGQFTTGFFPIMMFALPAAALAIAHSAHPHRRKEVGGLMLSVGLTSFVTGITEPIEYSFLFVAPALYAVHALLTGVSMALTWALGVKDGFSFSAGLIDYVINWGLATKPWLIIPIGLGFAAVYYVIFRVAIKVFDLPVPGREPEQIEAELERDNIK, encoded by the coding sequence ATGAGTGCACAGGGCGCCATCGCGGCGCGGCCGAGCCGCTGGAACGTGCTCTTCCAGGGCCTCCAGAAGATGGGCCGCAGCCTTCAGCTCCCCATCGCGGTCCTCCCGGCGGCGGGCATCCTCAACCGGCTCGGCCAGGACGATGTCTTCGGCAAGAACGGGCTGGGCTGGAACGATGTCGCCAAGGTGATGGCCGGGGCGGGCGGCGCCCTGCTCGACCCCAATATCGGACTGCCGCTGCTGTTCTGCGTCGGCGTGGCGATCGGGATGGCGAAGAAGGCGGACGGCTCCACCGCGCTGGCCGCCGTCGCGGGCTTCCTCGTCTACTACAACGTGCTGCGGCAGTTCCCCGAGGTCTGTGTCCCGGGGACCAAGCCGGTGGGGGCGGGCTGCCAGGCCACGGACGGCACGGTGACGGTGTTCACCTACCAGAACCCGGGGGTCTTCGGCGGCATCGTGATGGGGCTCCTCGCCGCCTTCTTCTGGCAGCGCTACCACCGCACCCGGCTGGTGGACTGGCTCGGCTTCTTCAACGGCCGCCGACTGGTGCCGATCATCATGTCGTTCGTGGCGATCGGCTTCGCCGTGCTCTGTCTGTGGATCTGGCCGCCGATCGGGCGGGGGCTGGAGTCCTTCAGCGACTGGCTGGTGAGCCTCGGCGCCTGGGGCTCGGGGATCTTCGGGGTGGCCAACCGGGCGCTGCTGGTGATCGGTCTGCACCAGTTCCTCAATGTGCCCATCTGGTTCCAGCTCGGCAGTTACACCAAGCCGGACGGCACGGTGGTGCACGGCGACATCACCATGTTCCTCCAGGGGGACCCGGATGCCGGTCAGTTCACCACGGGCTTCTTCCCGATCATGATGTTCGCGCTGCCCGCCGCGGCGCTGGCGATCGCGCACTCGGCCCATCCGCACCGCCGCAAGGAGGTCGGCGGGCTGATGCTCTCGGTCGGCCTGACCTCGTTCGTGACCGGTATCACGGAGCCGATCGAGTACTCGTTCCTCTTCGTCGCCCCGGCGCTGTACGCGGTGCACGCACTGCTCACCGGGGTGTCGATGGCGCTGACCTGGGCACTCGGCGTGAAGGACGGATTCAGTTTCTCGGCCGGGCTGATCGACTATGTGATCAATTGGGGGCTGGCCACCAAACCCTGGCTGATCATTCCGATCGGGCTCGGTTTCGCCGCCGTCTATTACGTGATCTTCCGGGTGGCCATCAAGGTGTTCGATCTCCCGGTGCCGGGAAGGGAGCCCGAGCAGATCGAGGCGGAGCTGGAGCGGGACAACATCAAATAG